The stretch of DNA CCCGTTTTCATGACATATTCATATTCTTTATCGGTTTGTTTTTCTTTCAGGAACGGGAAGGCTTCAAAAAGGTTTCTATTTACAATTTTCTCTTTTCTTATCCTGCCTCTGCCGAATTTCAGCAGCTCGTTGTTGACTGCCAGGATTTTCATGTCTCTATCAACAACATGTATCGCCAGGTTAACATTATTCAGGATCTCTTCGTTAAATTCATTCAAATATCTTATATTGTTATAAAAAAGGATATTCTCTATTACCACTCCGATCTGGTTGCCGATTGCCGAGAAAAATTCCAAATCCCTATTTGAAAAATAACGGGGTTCTGTGCTAGCAAGCGTAATGATCCCGAGCATTTTATCTTTAGATTTAAGGGGTATGAATATATTTTTCCCGCTCCCATCTGCTTTTATCTCAGCTCTATCTTTCATGGAGAACTCTCTAAAATCCGGATTGACCGAGTTCCTTTCTTCAGTCCCGGTATGCGCTTTTAGTGAATATTCCCCGGACTTTTCATTCCGAAGATATATATATCCGCTTTCCATACTAGTGAGTTTCAATAAATTATCAAGTGACTTTAATAAAAGTTTATCAATGTCAAATGTGTCGTTTATGTTTTTTGAGATATCGTTAAGTATCATGAGTTCCCTGTTCCGGGCGATAATCTCTTCTTCAAGCTTTTTTTTCTGCGTCACATCCCTTAATACTAAAATTATATTTGTGATATTATTTTTATCAATGAACGGCGATGCATTTATCTCCAGGATCTTTTTGGTCGCATTGATTTCCATTTCATGCACGAACCTTACAGGACTCTTTGTCCGGAGCAATGTATCAATGGGGCATTCATCCCTCTCCCTCATTTGTTTTGCATTCCCGAAAAGAATTTCATGGCATTTTTTTCCCCTGACCTGCTCTTCCATCAATCCTATCATTTTTAGAGAGGATTTATTCACCTTAACAATTTCGTGATCTGGATCAATAACAAAAATTCCATCATCGATGCTGTCAAACAAAGTCTCAAGATAATTTTGTGCCTTCTCTGTCTGCTCCTTTGAAGCTATCAGATCACCTATCTTCTGATTCAGGTTCATGGCCATATCATTAAACGTCCTGGCCAGTTCTCCCAGTTCGTCGCCTGTTCTGATATCTATTTTCTGATCAAGAATACCTTTATTTATCCTGTTCGCCCCTTCTTTTAGCGCCATGATGGGATCCGTTAACCTTCTTCCGATGTAGAATGTAAATAATCCCCCCATAAACATTGCAGCACTGGCCAGCAGGAGGAGTTTCCATGATGCTTCCTGGATTTGAGCTCTTACCCTGTTTTCTGAAATGCCCACATGAACGTAACCTAAGTTCTCGACAGGTGCATCGAATTCGTGGATGATCCCTCTGTCCGTTTCGAATACAGATTCATTCAAGGAATTTTTAGGGTTGGTATTATTTTGAAGCACCTTTGGGAACCCTCCCTCAAACGTGTGAACAAGGACAATCCCCCGTGAATCTGTAATGAAAACATACTCGATATCAGGATAGCTATTCTTCAGATCATCAACAGATTTTCTCACTTCTATTAGATCATTAGCAAGCAAAGGGGTCCCGATTTCCAGTGCCAGATGGTTGGATAGCAAATATCCTTTATCCCGGAACTCTTTCTCAAATATGCTGGTTTGAGTATCCTGTATCACCAGATAGGACCCGGTTATTATTAAGAATATTATTGCTAATGTTGAAATAATAATCCTGAACCGCAAGCTTTTCATTTGATTCGTTTCCTCATTTCCCTTATGGAATCATAAGCGCTGTCATTTATATCTGACGCCTGGCATTTGAACAATACTAAGGTGGACCTTTTCGTGCTTATCGATGCAGCCAGTCATTGCCAGCAGGATTAGGATGATCAAATACACGGTCTGCATTGACATTATCTAATGAGTCCTTTAATTAACTAATCTTTGATCTGGGGCAGGAACATTCCTTATCCTTAATAAATACTTAGGTAACCACTTTGTGAATATTGAAAAAAGCACTACCTCTTGATTAGTCCATGATATGCTCTATGAATCTGAGAAAAGTATCAGTCACTATCCTTTAATGATTTCTTTAATTAGCCATCCCCAATATTTTATCGTGGCTGCAAGTCCAAGGGTTAGACCTGTTGCTAAAAAAAGATATTTAATAAAAATAATATTTTCACCCGACAATAAACTCATAATAGAACTGAGTGCTGTAAAAAGCATGCCTGCATAATAAATATAGTAATACTTTTTCATTCCCATAACATCACCCAGTCTTTTACTGAGAGTGCTTAAAAAATAAAGGATCAAGGTTAACAAAAAATATGATATTGCATCCATCGGTTCCATATTAAAGTTCATTTTTTTACACCCACCATTATTCTAAACAGGTAATAGCTTGCCAGAAAGGAAGCAACCGACCCCGTAAATTCCATAAATTCTGATAAAAACATATTATGATAATAAAATTGCGCAGCTGCAGCAAAAAGAACAATTATAGGAACGATATAGAAATAATAAAACGTTTTTATGCCGAATTTATTTTGATAAAACTTGGCTATTGCCGCCACAAAAATCATAATAAGAGCAGCTACAATCCAAAGGTATATTTCAACGATTTGTTGGAATAAAATCAAATCTGCCATAAAAATTTATTTCTTGAAAGCCTCTACGAAAGCTTCAGAAGGCGTCTTTGTCGGATTGCCTGACAGGATACCTGAATATTCAATAAAAGGCAGTCTTATCTCAACGCCTTTTTCAGTAATAATGAGCTCTCGAATCTCTTTATCATGATTGCTGCCTCTCATCTTGAGTACAGATACTGCCTTTCGCATCTCACTTTTTATCTCTACATACCGCAATAAAATAACAACGTCCATGATCGGGGAAATACCTATGCCCGTTATCTGTGTCACCCCTGTAAGGTTTGAAGTCTCGTTCGTGTATACTGCCGTGATATTTTTATTTTTGAGATAATTGACCATATTATCCATATACTCAGGCAATGGAGTATATTGCGGCAACATGCGTTCTAGTCGGCCTGTCCCATCGAACAGCAAACGTCTGGCATTTATTTCTTCGACAGTTCTCTGGACAAGAATTGCCAGTTCATGGACATCGAAATCCAGTGCAGAAATTATCCTTAGCAGGTTCTTGTTTTCAAATTCATCCAGATTCCACCCAAATATTTTTGCATTTTCACGTATCTGGACTGCATCCTCTTCAAAGGAAACTATAACAGCCGGTTCTTTTTTAGATAAACCCTCGATAATGAATTGCGTCCCGATTGTCGTCTTGCCAGTTCCGCTCGAACCTGAAAGCAAGACTGACGAACCACGGTTAAAACCGCCGCCGGTCATCTGGTTCAGTCCTTTGATCCCCGTGGATAACCTTTCTTTTATTATGGACTCTTTTCCCTCTGAGGGTAACCGAGGAAATACCTCGAATCCGTCTCTGGTTATTTTACACGAATGTTTTCCTCCGTGAAATTCCTGCCCTCTCATCTTCAGGACATTGAGGTAACGAATGTTCCTGTCGTAGGAAGGTTCATAGCTGATATGAATGACGCCGTCAACAAGATAACTCAGTGTGCTTTTAACAAGCTCATCCGATGTAAACTCGCCTGTCAATATAACAAGGGAATTCCATTCCTTCATGCTCGTGAAAAAATCGTAATAGAACTGGCGCTGGGATTCTACATCCTGTTCTATGGTAAACACATTCACAGGATCGATAACAATCCTGTCGGGCTTGATCGTCTCAATGTTCTTCTCCATTTCTTTTATGATAGCTTCCGGGCCCTTGCGGATAGTTTCAATCCCGATAGGTACATACTTTACGTTGCCTTCTCCCAGTAATGAAATGTTGTAAAACGAGAATCTGGACATGAAATTATTTATCATGGCTAGAGGCTCTGAAAGTGCTGTTATATACATGCAGATCTCCTCATTTTTTGCGGCGTTGAAGAGGGATTGCATTACAAAGGTAGTTTTTCCTGTCCCGGCTGAACCCGCTATTAATATGATTGACGGCCTGAGGAATCCTCCATCCAGCACTTTGTCCAGACCGCTAACTCCGGTAGCAACCTGCTTTATGTTCTCACCCCAGGATTTCTTTTATTTTTCCAGATAGCTTTGCCACCTCGACCAGAATTAATCCAAGACCCGCATCGGGTTCGGCCATCACTATGAGTATTGCTTTTGACCCTGCCCCTGTTACAATTATTTTCCCATATTTTGATTCCACGATTATCCTGTCCGGGATGCCTTTACCAAGCTCTGTTGTTGCGGTTTCTGCTGCCCCCAGCATTGTAGCCGACATTGCCGCAAATGTATCCGCATGGTATTTTCTGGGCAACGTTGAATGTATAAGCAAGCCATCCCTGCTTGCAATAGCAGATGCTTCAACCCCACCAATACTCCTGAGATTATTTAAGACTTTCTCAAGCGACTCTGTTGTCGTCATTTTCACCTTATTATTTTACAAACACTATATTTATATATGAACAATTCATTTTCCGGCGTAATCAAATGTGTATAATTCGATAAATTTGTCATTAAATCCCATTAAATAGTGTTTATGGTTTGGGAATATATGAAGTTTGTCATTTTCTTTGGCAACATTGCCTAAAATTGGCAATATTTTAAATCTTTAACTATATATGCAAGAAATGTATATGTTGATAATAGTTGTGATAAGGAGCGGAAGACAAGAGAATATGTATGAAAATGAAGCGTGGACAGGCAAGAAAATAGCAACCCGCGATATGCTCCGTCTTGCAGTTTGCTCCGATCTGCGAAGGAATCTCCTTGTCAATTTGAAGGAGGGGAAAAAATCCCTTTGGGAATTCAGAGATTGTCTGAACATAAGTTCTACAACTGCTATACATGCATTGAAGGAACTTGAAAAGAATAACCTTGTTTTCCAGGAGAAAGATAAGAGTTATGCGCTCACGAATATCGGAAGGATGGTGGTCCTGAAACTACTGGATTTCAGCAATGCTGCAGAAGTCATGAAAGAACATGAAAGGTTCTGGCTTGAGCATGACCTGAGCGGAATTCCTGAGTATATGATGGAAAAGATTGGATGGTTAAAAGATTCTGTTCTTGTTAAAAACACTGAGATCGATATTTTTAAAGTCCACTCAAATTTTATCAACCTTTTAACTAATGCTAAAGAGATTAGAGGCTTTTCTCCTTTTTTTATTCCAGAATTTGGTTCACTCCTTGAAATGCTTGTATTCGAGAAAAATGTTGAAATCCAACTTTTATTAACAAGAGAAATAAAAGAAAAATTAGATAAAGAAGTTTTGAAAAAATTGTTGACTCAGAAGGATATTAAATTTAAATTATATATAATAAAAGAAAATGCAAAGGTAGCTTTCACTGTTACTGATTATTTCCTATCGATTGGATTTTTTCATATCGATGGCACATATGATTATGGCAACGATCTAATAAGTTACAATAAGGAAGCGATTGAATGGGGAAGAGAATTATTTGAAGATTTGCTACAATTATCTGAAAGGGTTGTGTAGTCCTCTGCGCTGAAATATTACTAAATAAAATTTTTGACTGTTTAGTGAAGATATTATTTCCTTGTGGGAATTGCTCAAGCCGATATCCAAATAATACTATACACAGAGTCATAAATAATTGCTTATGCAATCAGTCAAAAATAGAACCGCAGAAAAAACCAAATGAATGCGGATTTTCTGCTACGCATCTGCATTTATCTGCGTTCATCTGCGGTTAATACATACCAAAAATAATTTCAATTACGAGTAATTACTTATGTCGTTATGTATAAAACCTTCCAAAAACAGGGACTGTAAAAAAGTTTGGTGTTCAGCAAATCCTTTGCGTACTTTGCGCCCTCCGCGGTGGAAAATCCTGCACCGCAAAGCATGCCAAGAATGCAAAAGTTACTTTAAGCGAAATTTGCCACCAAAAGATTTTGCACATTCCAAAAAATAAATCATAGACTTCCCTCAAACCTGAGAAAATATTGTATAACACATTGAACAAATGGAGATGTGATACATTCTGGATTTTTATGAAATATTACAATGCATGTATCTTCGTTAGTTTACAGAAAGCAGAAAATGCAAGCTTTACGGCTGATGCCGCTATTTTAGTATTTTTATAAATAATATAATTTTATTCTTTTTTAATAGGGTTATGAAAAATCAACAGTCATTAACTTAACGCTGGAGGTAAGACTATAATGTTATCAAATGAAAATAGTAATTTTTCAGGGCTGCATAAAATCAAGATATTAGAAACGAAAAAGAAAGATTTGTCTTTTGAAAAAAAAAAATTATAAAACATATAAAAGTATCTTTTTATAAATTTACATCTTTTTTGATGAAGAGTTCTATATTTATCGCAATAACAGCCTTTCTACTACCTTATTTTTCTTTTTTGCTCCTCAACGTAAGGCCTAATTTTAACTTACTTGTAGCTTCTTCCCTGTGCATTTTTGCCATCTATAGTCTGAATAAATTATCAGACATTAAAGAGGATTCTATAAATGTGCCGGAAAGGGTGAGATTCGTTGAAAAATATAAGAATTTTATTATTTTTGCTATAATGGCATCTTTCGTTGCTTCAATCACCATATCACTTCTACAGAGTCCTTTTGCCCTTCTTATAATGATCTTTCCTTTTTTGATGGGTATTTTCTATAGTATTAAGATATCAAATTTCAGATTAAAAGACATTGTTGGAATAAAAAATATCACAGTTGCAGTATCATGGGCTGTAATAGGGACTTTTTTACCCGTGACAGTCCATTCTAGTAATTTCACTGTAATTTCTTTTATCTTTTATTTCTTTTACATCCGTGTATTTATTGGTTCTATTGCATCCGATGTTAGGGACATTGAAGGTGATAGGATTAGCGGAGTGAAAACAATTCCTGTAGTCTTGGGGATGCGCAAAACGAAAATCCTGGTGGTTCTTCTTAATTCAACGCTCCTGCCATGGCTCGCTTTTTCCTATATAAACGGATTTTTCCTTGGCCATTATATCGTTCTAGTTTTCTTCATCCTTTATGGATACTGGTATATCCTGTCTTTTTTTAGAGAAGGCATAATAATAGGGAAATCTTTAGATCTAATAATAGACGGTGAATGGATACCAACTGTAATCTTAGCACTAATATTGGTCTAGTGACACAATTCTAAGCATTGGATTTTTTGCTCTTGTCTGTCTATTCAATGTAAATAGCAGGTCTCATAGGCGATGCAAAACGGCTTTTCCCCTGCGGATCGTATTCCGGGGCATCGGCGCTGTAGATATCTATGTTACAATCAACGGCCCGGCTCAGAAATTCCATTGCTTCATTCAAAGCGGAAATCTCATCAAAATCCACATCGATCAATGAATTCATCAATTCCGCATCCATACCCTGGATATCGTTAATCACTTTCTGCGCAAATTTCGGTATCTCCTTCGCATAAGCCCGTATCGAAGTGTCGCTCATTAGAGCATTCATGAGGCTTTTCATATCAAGAGCTTTTTGTTTTTTCATCAATATGGCTCTTTTAAGGACGGCTTTTTTCCATGATGCTGCTGTGTACAATACTATCCTTTTTGGTTTTATCTTAATAAGGCGGATTATTTCTTCCATATCTTTGAGGGTGTTGTTTGTTATCTCTTCTGCAAGTTCTGCGCCCTTATCAATTAGCGATGGATCTGCTTCTGGATAATTTGCCAATGATATGAATTTCCCGCCTGATTCTTCTTCAATTTCATCGCATATGTGAGGCGTGAAAGGTGCCATCAACCTTATCCAGGTGTCAAGAACCCGTTTCCTGGCTGCACTTCCCCCCCGGCGCTCATACCATTTCATATCGTTCATGAGAAGATAGAAAGCATTCTGTACCGCTCTGCGCGTCTGCATTTTATCAAGAGCATCGGTGGTTTCCTGTATCCTGTACTGCAGTTTGCTTAACATCCACTTATCAATGAATTTTAGCTCCCCGGTATCTTTTGTATTGACAATATCGTATGCCATCTTATAGAATCTTTCAACCTGTTTCCGCGTGGATTCCACATCTGCAGACCGCCAGTCCGCATCCTGAACGTGCTCAGCCGTGCTCAGGATATAAAGGCGGGTTATATCGGCGCCGTATTCTTTCACAGCGGATTTCAATGTGAGCAAAGGTCCCTTGGATTTACTCATCTTCTGCCCCTCAAGTGAGACAAAACCATTGATAGCTATGGCACGGGGCCAGTAAATCTCAGGGAATATGGCAACATGATGGAACAGGAAAAACAAAAGATGGTTCGGGATCAAGTCTTTGCCCGATGTGCGAAGGTCCACAGGATACCAATATTCAAAATCAGACCTGATACTTTTAATGACTTCAATAGCTATTCCTGTTCTTGCAGCAGTTTCTTCGGGAGAACCCGATCCGAGCAGGCAATAATTGAAGAACTCTTCCTTTAGCTGTTCAGGTTCAAATTTATCAAGGTACTTAACGATAATATAATAACTCATATATATTGTTGAATCCCCGAGGGATTCGATCATCCACTCCTTGTCCCAGGGAAGTCTCGTACCCAGCCCTTTTTTTCTTGCGCAGGCTTTGTCCTTCAACCAGTCCACTTTGTTTTCAAAGTCCGCTCTCATTTCAGGCGGGATTATCTGCATCTTCCCTAGGCATTTGTAAACCTGTTCCTTCCATGACAGGTCTGAATAATTCAAGAACCACTGGTTTTCCACCATTTTTATAACACATCTGGCACCACATCTGCATATTACCGGTTGCTCACTGAATTCGTAGAAGACATCAGCGAAGCCGCCGGCTATCAGGTCGTGTGTCAGGACGTCTTTTATTTTCGAAACCGCCATGCCGGCATACTTTCCGGTTGTCCCGGTCAGCACACCCCCATGGAATTCCCGCCTGTATACAAGTTTTGTAGCTTCTTCTGCTCTTGGATCGTTCTGGTCTTTCACTTTCAGTTCAGTGACCGCGTCAACCGCAGGATACTTACCGTACTCCGCCACTTTGATCAGGGAAATGAGCGGTATCCCTGAGACATCATCCTCGATGCCATATTTCGTCAGGTCCGCGCCTTTCAGATCGCGCAGGGCAAGATAATCATATGGCGCATGCGCCGGAACGCTCATGACGATGCCGCTCCCGTTCTCGGGGTTAACGAAGGATGCAGGAAGGATCAAAACGGAAGACCCGGTCACAGGATTTTTCACTTTCTTTCCTATCAGGTCCTCGCCGATTATATCACCCATGAGTTCAACTTTTTTATCTGTGAACTTGAGTTTTTCATAGGCTTCCTTGCTGACTATCCATATCTCGCTGTTCACCTTGACTCTCACATGGACTATTTTTGGATTTACCCACAGGTTCGTGACCCCGAATACTGTTTCGGGACGAAGTGTGGCGCATGGCAGGATATCCCCATCGAGCCTGAATTTTATAAGAGTATAGTCAATTATTGTGGCATCCTCCCCTCTCAGTATGTCATGGTCCTCCACAGGATTTTCGTCATTCGGGCACCACCGAACCGGATGCGCACCTCTTACCACCCTGTTCTTGTCCCGAAGAAGGTTGAATTGCCATGTGATGAATTTTTTATAATGAGGATCTGTGGTCGTAAATCTTCTTCGCCAGTCGATCGAAAATCCTATGCTTTTCATTGCGGCTTCGGCTTCCCTAGCGAAATACTCCACTATTTGCTCAGGTGTCTGGATTGTATCCAGGACCTCGAGCGGGATCTCATGAAGCTTATTGTAAACCCTTATTGTCTCAGGGTCTTTTTTTTGGATCTGTTCTGCCAGACCCACAATCGGGGTTCCCGTGGCATGAAAACCCATGGGGAACAGGACGTTCTTGCCCCGCATCCTTTTGTACCGAGCGATCACGTCGCCGATAGTGAATGTCCTGGTATGGCCTGCATGAAGGTTCCCGTTCAAATAGGGATATGGGATCGTGATGAAGAATTTCTCCCTGTCATCCGGTTCAGGCTCGAATATTTTTGCCCGGGCCCACATTAAATGCCATTTTTCCTCTATTTCGTGCGGGTTATACCTTTCTTTCATCCATAACTCCTTCCACTTGCATAACTTATTAGTAAAAAGATTTAACGGTATGAAATCCGCAGGCATGCCGGATGCACCTTGATCGACGTAGCTTGATCATTTGAGTCCTAAATGTCTATCTGACTTCCCAACACCCATAGCTATGCAAAAGTTAATTATGTGCTACCCCGGATATGATTTCACTTTATAAACGACCGCATCCCCATACTCGAATACCTTTTCAAATCTCTCCGGATGCGACTCGTACAGCCTCGGACTTCTGTATCTATTCGCCTCGGCTTCTCCGAAGTAAACATATGATACATTATATTTTTGCAGAAGCATACCGACATCCTCTAAACTGAGAGAGGTGTACATGGTATTGGCATCTGACCATCGGGCGTTGACCTCTTTTGAGTCCAGTCTCCAGTTAAGCTCATGCCCACCCCAGCCTATCACCGTTGGAAGACCGGTAAATGCGGTCACATAGGTATTCCATTGATACAGTTCCCCCGGCGCCTGCAAAACTACCGGCTGTCCGCTCAAATTCCGAAACCACAGGATCGCCATGTATTCCTGAGGATGCTGTTTTTTTACCCATGCTTCCCCATCGAGGGTCGGCTCGGCGCCAAAGGCGCCGGATTTTCCTATAGTGGCAAAAACCGGATATACGGAAACCATCAGAATAAGGAGCGTAGCCACGATGCCCCACGTCTTTTTTCTGGAAAAAGAATCCCTGTACTGGAATAGAATCATTCCTGCTGAAATTCCCCACAAGATCCAGTTCTGGAGATAGAATTTGAAGACCGTATTAAGGCGAATATAGGCCGGGTTGCCTTTTCCAAGTGCGTCCTGGATGTAAAAAAGCTCGCAGAAAAACGATATCAGAATGCCTGCTATAATTAAGATGAGCACAAAGGCATGGTTCTCATCTCTTTCTTTTAACAGTGATTCTACTGACAGAACAAGGAGAGGAAGAAGTAAAATCAATAATTCAAACTTCAATAGCACCGACAGAACTAAAATCAAAACCATAGGGACCAATAGATTTACAGGTTTCATATGGAACTTTTTGGATTTTGACAGGACAAATCGGGATATAATGTAAAGGAATAACCCATAGATGGCAAGATAGAATAACAGGTTGGTCCTTCCCGAAGGAATATAAGAGATTATCCGATCGAATCCATAAGAAAGATGATACGGCATGTACAATAGATAACTCAGGACAGTTAAGGTGCCAACTATTAAAATCGGTTTTAAGAGCTCTTTTTTTAATGCTCTTGAGGACAAAAAGTCAAGGTAAAATTTAAAAGCCAGGACAACGATCGCGACAACCAGATACACAGGATAGTCCCAGGAATTAAGCGGGTACAGGAAACCAATAGATAATCCGAGAATAAATATCGAAACCGCATCCATAGCCCGGGATTTGAAGATACTCATCAAAAGGAGAACAATTAATAGCTGAAAACTTATTGATATCATATGGGCATGGACATCCCCCTGGAGAAAACTAAAGAAGGGAAATTCATTGATAGTATCAGGTATTACACGTGAGCTCGTCCAGTAGTTGAACTTTAAGATATTAGATACCACATCTCCTCTGCGCAGGATGTCCATCAATTGAAAAAAACCCACAAGATTTCCTGCAATTGCCACAAGGAAAGCTGTTATAATCCCGTAACGAATTCTTTCGGTGAGAGCATATCCGATACCGAATGCTGTTGTAAGGGACAGCGCAAAAAAAGACGCGGTGGCAAGATTGAAAGCTGTGGATGGCAGAATCCCTGTTATTTTGATCATATTCGCTACGATGAGATACCCGAAATAATAATAGGGGACCGTTGTCCCCGACATCCATGGGTCGGAAGGTGGGAATTGCGAAGTCCTGAGAAGATTATTTATGAAAGTCATATCCATGAACTTCTCCCCTCCAGTCCAGTAAATATCAGGGCTGTAAGCACGGATAGCGGAAAAGATGGCAAACGCGATCAAAAACAATAATTCAAATTTGATGATATATTTTTTTTCAACAAAAAGCGGCATTTTCTTCCAGAAAATGATGCAAGAACATGCGGCTACGATCACTGCCGAAAATAGAACCGAAAAAGAAGAATATC from Candidatus Methanoperedens sp. encodes:
- a CDS encoding ATP-binding protein: MKSLRFRIIISTLAIIFLIITGSYLVIQDTQTSIFEKEFRDKGYLLSNHLALEIGTPLLANDLIEVRKSVDDLKNSYPDIEYVFITDSRGIVLVHTFEGGFPKVLQNNTNPKNSLNESVFETDRGIIHEFDAPVENLGYVHVGISENRVRAQIQEASWKLLLLASAAMFMGGLFTFYIGRRLTDPIMALKEGANRINKGILDQKIDIRTGDELGELARTFNDMAMNLNQKIGDLIASKEQTEKAQNYLETLFDSIDDGIFVIDPDHEIVKVNKSSLKMIGLMEEQVRGKKCHEILFGNAKQMRERDECPIDTLLRTKSPVRFVHEMEINATKKILEINASPFIDKNNITNIILVLRDVTQKKKLEEEIIARNRELMILNDISKNINDTFDIDKLLLKSLDNLLKLTSMESGYIYLRNEKSGEYSLKAHTGTEERNSVNPDFREFSMKDRAEIKADGSGKNIFIPLKSKDKMLGIITLASTEPRYFSNRDLEFFSAIGNQIGVVIENILFYNNIRYLNEFNEEILNNVNLAIHVVDRDMKILAVNNELLKFGRGRIRKEKIVNRNLFEAFPFLKEKQTDKEYEYVMKTGEIFMSDERTEYYHDVIYTSTSKIPIKDKNGTVEKIITVIKDVSEQKRLEEELRDSYEELRLTYSKLKELYRIKDNFLSNISYELKTPLTSIMGYTELILEENMTREQRHKFEAILRNSKRLSNLINMLLDTTLIESRNLELDMQLLSIRDLALEVAEDMKTMAAIKNIPVYIDVPPVMIKGDRERLAQVLSNIMDNAIKFTIKGEIRLSASEENENIHIKISDTGIGIPEDKLELIFDRFYQSELAHESRFGGTGLGLWISKNIVEAHGGKIWAESKNIGSTFHILLPGLRANDQQGIG
- a CDS encoding roadblock/LC7 domain-containing protein → MTTTESLEKVLNNLRSIGGVEASAIASRDGLLIHSTLPRKYHADTFAAMSATMLGAAETATTELGKGIPDRIIVESKYGKIIVTGAGSKAILIVMAEPDAGLGLILVEVAKLSGKIKEILG
- a CDS encoding DUF1724 domain-containing protein → MKELEKNNLVFQEKDKSYALTNIGRMVVLKLLDFSNAAEVMKEHERFWLEHDLSGIPEYMMEKIGWLKDSVLVKNTEIDIFKVHSNFINLLTNAKEIRGFSPFFIPEFGSLLEMLVFEKNVEIQLLLTREIKEKLDKEVLKKLLTQKDIKFKLYIIKENAKVAFTVTDYFLSIGFFHIDGTYDYGNDLISYNKEAIEWGRELFEDLLQLSERVV
- a CDS encoding UbiA family prenyltransferase; translation: MKSSIFIAITAFLLPYFSFLLLNVRPNFNLLVASSLCIFAIYSLNKLSDIKEDSINVPERVRFVEKYKNFIIFAIMASFVASITISLLQSPFALLIMIFPFLMGIFYSIKISNFRLKDIVGIKNITVAVSWAVIGTFLPVTVHSSNFTVISFIFYFFYIRVFIGSIASDVRDIEGDRISGVKTIPVVLGMRKTKILVVLLNSTLLPWLAFSYINGFFLGHYIVLVFFILYGYWYILSFFREGIIIGKSLDLIIDGEWIPTVILALILV
- the leuS gene encoding leucine--tRNA ligase, yielding MKERYNPHEIEEKWHLMWARAKIFEPEPDDREKFFITIPYPYLNGNLHAGHTRTFTIGDVIARYKRMRGKNVLFPMGFHATGTPIVGLAEQIQKKDPETIRVYNKLHEIPLEVLDTIQTPEQIVEYFAREAEAAMKSIGFSIDWRRRFTTTDPHYKKFITWQFNLLRDKNRVVRGAHPVRWCPNDENPVEDHDILRGEDATIIDYTLIKFRLDGDILPCATLRPETVFGVTNLWVNPKIVHVRVKVNSEIWIVSKEAYEKLKFTDKKVELMGDIIGEDLIGKKVKNPVTGSSVLILPASFVNPENGSGIVMSVPAHAPYDYLALRDLKGADLTKYGIEDDVSGIPLISLIKVAEYGKYPAVDAVTELKVKDQNDPRAEEATKLVYRREFHGGVLTGTTGKYAGMAVSKIKDVLTHDLIAGGFADVFYEFSEQPVICRCGARCVIKMVENQWFLNYSDLSWKEQVYKCLGKMQIIPPEMRADFENKVDWLKDKACARKKGLGTRLPWDKEWMIESLGDSTIYMSYYIIVKYLDKFEPEQLKEEFFNYCLLGSGSPEETAARTGIAIEVIKSIRSDFEYWYPVDLRTSGKDLIPNHLLFFLFHHVAIFPEIYWPRAIAINGFVSLEGQKMSKSKGPLLTLKSAVKEYGADITRLYILSTAEHVQDADWRSADVESTRKQVERFYKMAYDIVNTKDTGELKFIDKWMLSKLQYRIQETTDALDKMQTRRAVQNAFYLLMNDMKWYERRGGSAARKRVLDTWIRLMAPFTPHICDEIEEESGGKFISLANYPEADPSLIDKGAELAEEITNNTLKDMEEIIRLIKIKPKRIVLYTAASWKKAVLKRAILMKKQKALDMKSLMNALMSDTSIRAYAKEIPKFAQKVINDIQGMDAELMNSLIDVDFDEISALNEAMEFLSRAVDCNIDIYSADAPEYDPQGKSRFASPMRPAIYIE
- a CDS encoding DUF2298 domain-containing protein, with amino-acid sequence MVLNLFDIAIWWLALEIIGLIALPIAAHVGSNLKDRGYSISKPLGLLLLTYISWIISVLGFRYSSFSVLFSAVIVAACSCIIFWKKMPLFVEKKYIIKFELLFLIAFAIFSAIRAYSPDIYWTGGEKFMDMTFINNLLRTSQFPPSDPWMSGTTVPYYYFGYLIVANMIKITGILPSTAFNLATASFFALSLTTAFGIGYALTERIRYGIITAFLVAIAGNLVGFFQLMDILRRGDVVSNILKFNYWTSSRVIPDTINEFPFFSFLQGDVHAHMISISFQLLIVLLLMSIFKSRAMDAVSIFILGLSIGFLYPLNSWDYPVYLVVAIVVLAFKFYLDFLSSRALKKELLKPILIVGTLTVLSYLLYMPYHLSYGFDRIISYIPSGRTNLLFYLAIYGLFLYIISRFVLSKSKKFHMKPVNLLVPMVLILVLSVLLKFELLILLLPLLVLSVESLLKERDENHAFVLILIIAGILISFFCELFYIQDALGKGNPAYIRLNTVFKFYLQNWILWGISAGMILFQYRDSFSRKKTWGIVATLLILMVSVYPVFATIGKSGAFGAEPTLDGEAWVKKQHPQEYMAILWFRNLSGQPVVLQAPGELYQWNTYVTAFTGLPTVIGWGGHELNWRLDSKEVNARWSDANTMYTSLSLEDVGMLLQKYNVSYVYFGEAEANRYRSPRLYESHPERFEKVFEYGDAVVYKVKSYPG